The proteins below are encoded in one region of Methanobacterium aggregans:
- a CDS encoding VWA domain-containing protein: MRLLKNFIFPFSAIVGQENVKKALILNAINPSIGGVLIKGDKGTGKTTAVRALADLLPSLKVVKGCPFNCNPEDPDSLCESCRSGDFEVEEKKMRVVELPLGSTEDRVVGSINIEKALKEGSKALEPGILADANRNILYVDEINLLDDNLVDVLLDAAAYGVNIVEREGISIAHPSRFILVGTMNPAEGELRPQLSDRIGLHISVHSIMDLDKRVQIMERREEFEKDPAAFRDKFQEKQEEILGSIVTARKVMGNVSISKDLMKVIAHICMDMGVDGHRADIAILKTAKTVAAYQNMEEVNQEHVEEAALLVLGERFHKSSQGPEKIKEKVQKAVSDISEDKKQGTGQNQQNSSEGKKRGMKLKSLEKEDEKVEADEEGPDLKKLLKMKGKKKRRLYGKRVDSKTQKGKYVKSKLPKDAAGDIAIDATLRAAALKSAGTQSKGARMSLKVESDDLRHKVRKHGARASIVLVVDISGSMFTERKANRVKGILNRVIEDANRHNDKVSVVGFKGEDAEIIIPTTRRAGSFKEQVDNITVGGTTPLASGLKKGFEILKKEKMRDEYVPMMLVMTDGMPNVAIEEGPTTDALNIAGALKENEIHTIVINFEKSVKYGRNMNMELALASGGRYYDLEELQNPEDVVPEILRNERREL; encoded by the coding sequence GTGAGACTATTGAAAAACTTTATTTTCCCATTTTCAGCAATTGTTGGTCAGGAAAATGTTAAAAAAGCCTTAATACTCAATGCCATAAATCCCAGCATTGGGGGGGTTCTTATAAAAGGAGACAAGGGAACAGGTAAAACAACTGCAGTAAGAGCTCTTGCAGACCTTTTACCCTCTCTTAAGGTTGTGAAAGGCTGCCCATTTAACTGCAACCCCGAAGATCCGGATTCCCTCTGTGAATCATGCAGATCAGGGGACTTTGAGGTTGAAGAGAAAAAAATGCGCGTGGTTGAGTTGCCCCTTGGATCAACAGAGGACAGGGTTGTCGGATCCATAAACATAGAAAAAGCACTCAAAGAAGGATCAAAAGCCCTAGAACCTGGAATTCTTGCAGATGCTAACAGGAACATCCTCTACGTTGATGAAATAAACCTACTGGATGACAACCTGGTTGATGTACTCCTTGATGCAGCAGCCTACGGTGTAAACATAGTTGAAAGGGAGGGAATATCAATAGCCCACCCTTCAAGGTTCATACTGGTTGGAACCATGAACCCTGCTGAGGGAGAGCTCAGACCTCAGCTTTCTGACAGAATAGGTCTTCACATATCAGTTCACAGCATCATGGACCTTGACAAACGTGTGCAGATAATGGAAAGACGGGAAGAATTTGAAAAAGACCCTGCAGCATTCAGGGACAAATTCCAGGAAAAACAGGAGGAAATCCTAGGTAGTATAGTAACTGCCAGGAAGGTAATGGGTAACGTGAGTATTTCAAAGGATCTCATGAAGGTTATAGCCCACATCTGCATGGACATGGGGGTTGACGGCCACAGGGCTGATATAGCAATACTGAAAACAGCAAAGACAGTTGCAGCCTACCAGAACATGGAAGAAGTTAATCAGGAACATGTTGAAGAAGCTGCACTCCTTGTTCTTGGGGAAAGATTCCATAAATCCTCACAGGGGCCTGAAAAGATAAAGGAAAAGGTTCAAAAGGCGGTTTCAGATATCTCTGAGGACAAGAAGCAGGGAACTGGCCAAAATCAGCAGAACTCATCAGAGGGTAAAAAAAGGGGCATGAAACTCAAAAGCCTTGAGAAAGAGGATGAAAAGGTTGAAGCTGATGAAGAGGGGCCTGATCTAAAAAAATTGCTGAAGATGAAGGGAAAAAAGAAAAGGAGGCTTTACGGTAAAAGGGTTGATTCAAAGACCCAGAAAGGTAAGTACGTAAAAAGCAAGCTTCCAAAGGATGCTGCAGGGGACATTGCCATAGATGCAACCTTGAGGGCAGCAGCACTGAAATCTGCAGGCACCCAATCGAAAGGTGCAAGGATGTCTTTGAAGGTTGAAAGTGATGATCTAAGGCACAAAGTTCGAAAACACGGTGCAAGGGCATCAATAGTTCTTGTGGTGGATATCAGCGGATCCATGTTCACAGAGAGGAAGGCCAACAGGGTCAAGGGAATCTTAAACCGTGTGATAGAGGATGCCAATCGCCATAACGACAAGGTAAGTGTTGTTGGGTTTAAGGGAGAAGACGCCGAGATCATAATTCCAACAACACGAAGGGCGGGTTCTTTCAAGGAACAGGTGGATAACATAACGGTTGGAGGAACAACCCCCCTGGCATCTGGCCTTAAAAAAGGATTTGAAATTCTCAAAAAGGAGAAGATGAGGGATGAGTACGTACCAATGATGCTGGTCATGACAGACGGCATGCCCAACGTTGCAATTGAGGAAGGTCCAACCACAGATGCCCTCAATATTGCAGGAGCCCTCAAGGAGAATGAAATACACACCATTGTGATTAACTTTGAAAAATCGGTTAAGTACGGCAGGAACATGAACATGGAATTGGCACTGGCATCTGGAGGTCGTTACTACGATCTGGAGGAATTACAGAATCCAGAGGATGTTGTTCCTGAAATACTTCGCAATGAAAGAAGGGAACTGTAG